The window TGGTTCAAGCCCGCTGCGTCGCAGCCAGAGTGGCCGGTCGATAGTTTCGCCGATCCTGTACAAATCGTCGAATTCCCGGGTGATATAGAGGATCATCGGCTTCTCGCTGTGCGCTTCCGTCATCTGGATGAACGTCGAAAGTTCCTTGAGCACGGTTTCGCGCGGCGGGCGGGCCGCGCAATTGCCATCGAATTCCAGATCGAGCGCATGGGGCAGGGCCTCCGCTTCGCGCGGAACAAGCGCAATGAAGTTGGTCGCCTGCTCGCGCCCTGGCTTGCACAGGTTGAACACATGATAGGCGCCGCGCTTTACGTCGGCCGCTGCACTTTCCGACCAATTGGCGGCAAAGTTTTCATCGCGCATGTCGCTGCCCTGGCTGGCCCTGATATAGGCAAAATCGACACCTGCGGCTCGGGCGGCCTTCCAGTCAATGGCGCCCTGTTCCTGCGACACATCGATGCCCTGTGTCGGGAAAGCGGTTCTGCTTGGGGTCCAATGCGTCACGAAGTGCCAGCCCAGCCCGGCGAGCAGGGCAACACCAGCAACGACGAAGGCCAGCTTGCGAAGCATCCTAGCCCTTGATGTGCAGCACGCAGATCAGCGTGAACAGCCGCCGCGCGGTATCAAAATCGACTTCGATCTTTCCCGCCAGCCGTTCCTTCAGCATTTCCGACGCCTCATTGTGAATGGCGCGGCGCGCCATGTCGACGGTTTCAATCTGCTGCGGGGTCGATTGCTTGACGGCCTGAAAGTAGCTGTCGCAGATCGCGAAATATTCACGGATCGGCCGCTGGAACCGACCGAGTGCCAGGATCACTGATTCGAGGTGCGTCTGGTCCTCCCGGTAGATATCGAGCGCAAGCCGCCCTTCCTCCACCCGCAGCGTAACGCGATATGGCCCGGCGTAGCCATCCTCATGCTGGCGCTGTGGCGCGAAATAATTGCCCTCGAGTAGGTCGAAAATGGCAATGCGCCGCTCCTGCTCGATATCGGCATTGCGCCAGATGATCGTGCGCTGATCAAGTTCGATGTGCGAGATACGCGGGTCGGACATGCTGCAGCGCATATAAGAGAGATTTGCACTTGGGAAGTTTTGAAGCCGATTCGTGCGATTTTAGCCTGCGAACCCGTGGTCATTCTGATCGATGTCCGAGGAAGCGACGAAATTCGGCGACAAATATGGGCCAGGCCGGCTCGTCGCCAAGCAGGACATGATTGGCACTTTCAAGCTCGACGAAACGAGCACCGCGGATGGCCCGTGCAACGCGGCGCCCGTCCCTTATGAGTGCCTGCCCATCCTGCTGTGAATGACAGACCAGCGTCTCCGCGCTGACCTGTTCAAGTTCGCGGCGAACATCCAGGTGCGATCCGATTTCAAGCATCTTCTGGATGTTCTCATCACTCGCCAACAGCTGGACCTTGGCATTGTGCCATTCAATCAGATCCCGTCCGGCCGAAGGGAAATAGAGTGTAATGAACATCTCACCCAACACCGAACGGCGGCGGGCATGTTCCTGCTGATTCAGCGCCAGCAACGAGTTTCGCCAGGCAATTTCTTCCGGGTCGGCGCGGACCTTCCACCCTTCGGGCACACTGTTGACCAAAACCAGCTTGCGAACCCTTTCAGGGTTTCTCGCGGCATAGGCGACCGCGATCGCAGCTCCGTGCGAAATTCCGAGCAGATCGCATTGGTCTATGCCGGCATCGTTGATGACCGTTTCGAGATCACTGACAAATGTTTCAAATGACATTTGCGGGGGCGTCCAGTCCGACAGGCCGAAACCCCGCATGTCTGCGCGGATGAACCGGTTGTTGCGTGCGCATTCGCTGATCCAGTGGCCATAGACCGGTGAATCCCAATCATGCTCAAGATGGGTCACCCAGTTTGGCACCTTGACCAGAGGGAAACCCTCACCAATCTCGGCATAGGCCAAGCGTGCGCCATCAGCGGCTGTGCAATGGGTTATTCGTTCCTGAAATCTGGCGCGGACGTCGACCGGGTTCAGAGGTGACGCGATTTCCTTCAGCCGTCTCCAGGTCGCCGGTGGTTCGCCATATTCCCTCTTGAATGCCCGGTTGAATGCGGCCTCACTGTTGAAACCAACGGAATAGGCAATGTTTGCCGTGTTTTCCTTGCCTTCGCGCAGCAAATTCGCCGCAATTCGCATGCGCCAGCGAGCGGCGTAGCGCATAGGCGATTCACCAACCATTTCGCTGAATTTTTCTCCCAGGATCGTGCGTGAAACGCCTGCCTCCCTTGCAAGCGTTTCCACGTCCAGATCCTCAGCATATCGCGAATGGATTATTGTCAGGGCGCGCGCAACGGCAGGGTCGCGCAAGGCCGACAACCAGCCGCGCTGTTCTTCTGGCAACTCTTCCAGATAAGCCCGGATTGTCTCGGCCAGAAACAGTTCGGACAGTCGGCTGACTGATTGGGGCGACTGCTCTTCCTCGTTGAGGAGGCGCAGGCCGCTTTGAACCCATTCGCTGCGCGCGCTCTCCCCGCCCGCAAGCTTGAGTATCGGCGGGAGTGCATCGAGCAGTGGGTGCTGTTCTGCGACGGTGCCAAGAAAGCCGCAATAGAGCGAAGTCTGCGTTCCCGGGCCTGCCACGCGAATTTTGGCCGGGCCCTTCCCGTCGTTTTGAATGAGCTCACTTGTATTCAGCGGAGGGCTGCTCGGACCGCTGTAGAGCAAATGCAGGTCGTTGCGGGGCATCAGCAGGATGTCGCCCTTTTTTGCCTCTATCGGTGGAAGGCCGGCAACCTCTGCAAAAAAATGTCCCTCGCGCACATAGTGATAGGCAATCAGGTTGCTGTCCGTGATGGTGAGATAGGGTGCACATTCCCTCGGTGTGAACTGAGAAGCAAGGCACCAGTCACCGCCCAGTTCGGCGTCTATGACCACGCCGCCTGTCAGGTTCAGCGAAGCGAGAATGTCGCCCAAAACGTCCATTTAATTCCCAAACCGGCGTTTCGATCAAGTTATCCGGCAGTCCGATCATTTTTTCAAGGACCTGGATTCAGTATTGCGCATCCACGCTGACCAACAGATTTGATTCCATTAAATATATGAAGCGTGAAAAATATTTCATTCAAAAGGAAGTTATATGAGAAATAATGCAACAGAAAAGATTGTAAATAATTTTACAAAGAACGTTTTTTTATTTTTTGTATCACTCAATGTTACTGTATTATCAGGAATTTTACCGTTCATTTATTGAAGTAGAATGCAAATAGAGGAAAGGAATATAATGTATCACAATTTCGATTATGAGATGACACTGGCGTCATCGGCAAAAGCTGCCTGGGCGCTTGATGACGTTTTGCGGGCCGATCAGCGCCTCGATTTCAGTAGACAATTCCTGCCGGAAAAGCTGGCTCGTACCGCAGCGCTCACTGATCTTTCGGCAACCGAGCAGCGACTGCTCAACCAGATCAGCGCCCATCAGTATCTTTGCGTTTTCGGTTTGGTTGAAGAGTTCATTCTTCCATTCCTGCTGGATCATGTTCGGCCGGCCCTGCGCGAAGACGACTACCGGGTTCGGGCATTGCTGAATTTTGCAGGAGAAGAAGCCAAGCACATTCACCTGTTCAAGCGCTTTCACAATGCCTTTGTTCGTGACTTCCCTGTCGCGTGCAAGATGATCGGGCCTTCAGAGGCAATTGGCGCCGAAGTGCTTCGGCATGATCCGCTGGCCGTTGCCCTGATCATCCTGATGATCGAGTGGATGACGCAGGCACACTATAGCGAAAGCGTCCGCGACAATGGCGAACTTGATCCATTGTTTGTGAGCCTCCTGAAACACCACTGGATGGAAGAAGCGCAGCACGCAAAGCTGGATACGCTGATTG of the Aquisediminimonas profunda genome contains:
- a CDS encoding diiron oxygenase, producing MYHNFDYEMTLASSAKAAWALDDVLRADQRLDFSRQFLPEKLARTAALTDLSATEQRLLNQISAHQYLCVFGLVEEFILPFLLDHVRPALREDDYRVRALLNFAGEEAKHIHLFKRFHNAFVRDFPVACKMIGPSEAIGAEVLRHDPLAVALIILMIEWMTQAHYSESVRDNGELDPLFVSLLKHHWMEEAQHAKLDTLIVETLAKGRSEADLERVIDEFFEIGGFLDNGFATQAQFNVDALEQAIGRTLVDREAIIAQQHQAARWTYIGSGMQHVRFKATLEAICPNGARRVAEAAPVFS
- a CDS encoding GH25 family lysozyme; protein product: MLRKLAFVVAGVALLAGLGWHFVTHWTPSRTAFPTQGIDVSQEQGAIDWKAARAAGVDFAYIRASQGSDMRDENFAANWSESAAADVKRGAYHVFNLCKPGREQATNFIALVPREAEALPHALDLEFDGNCAARPPRETVLKELSTFIQMTEAHSEKPMILYITREFDDLYRIGETIDRPLWLRRSGLEPAYGGRPWVMWQANPKRHVDGIEGEVDWDVVRPQ
- a CDS encoding UPF0262 family protein, whose protein sequence is MSDPRISHIELDQRTIIWRNADIEQERRIAIFDLLEGNYFAPQRQHEDGYAGPYRVTLRVEEGRLALDIYREDQTHLESVILALGRFQRPIREYFAICDSYFQAVKQSTPQQIETVDMARRAIHNEASEMLKERLAGKIEVDFDTARRLFTLICVLHIKG
- a CDS encoding alpha/beta fold hydrolase, with translation MDVLGDILASLNLTGGVVIDAELGGDWCLASQFTPRECAPYLTITDSNLIAYHYVREGHFFAEVAGLPPIEAKKGDILLMPRNDLHLLYSGPSSPPLNTSELIQNDGKGPAKIRVAGPGTQTSLYCGFLGTVAEQHPLLDALPPILKLAGGESARSEWVQSGLRLLNEEEQSPQSVSRLSELFLAETIRAYLEELPEEQRGWLSALRDPAVARALTIIHSRYAEDLDVETLAREAGVSRTILGEKFSEMVGESPMRYAARWRMRIAANLLREGKENTANIAYSVGFNSEAAFNRAFKREYGEPPATWRRLKEIASPLNPVDVRARFQERITHCTAADGARLAYAEIGEGFPLVKVPNWVTHLEHDWDSPVYGHWISECARNNRFIRADMRGFGLSDWTPPQMSFETFVSDLETVINDAGIDQCDLLGISHGAAIAVAYAARNPERVRKLVLVNSVPEGWKVRADPEEIAWRNSLLALNQQEHARRRSVLGEMFITLYFPSAGRDLIEWHNAKVQLLASDENIQKMLEIGSHLDVRRELEQVSAETLVCHSQQDGQALIRDGRRVARAIRGARFVELESANHVLLGDEPAWPIFVAEFRRFLGHRSE